From a region of the Saccharomyces cerevisiae S288C chromosome IX, complete sequence genome:
- the BCY1 gene encoding cAMP-dependent protein kinase regulatory subunit BCY1 (Regulatory subunit of the cyclic AMP-dependent protein kinase (PKA); PKA is a component of a signaling pathway that controls a variety of cellular processes, including metabolism, cell cycle, stress response, stationary phase, and sporulation; regulator of meiotic commitment) — protein sequence MVSSLPKESQAELQLFQNEINAANPSDFLQFSANYFNKRLEQQRAFLKAREPEFKAKNIVLFPEPEESFSRPQSAQSQSRSRSSVMFKSPFVNEDPHSNVFKSGFNLDPHEQDTHQQAQEEQQHTREKTSTPPLPMHFNAQRRTSVSGETLQPNNFDDWTPDHYKEKSEQQLQRLEKSIRNNFLFNKLDSDSKRLVINCLEEKSVPKGATIIKQGDQGDYFYVVEKGTVDFYVNDNKVNSSGPGSSFGELALMYNSPRAATVVATSDCLLWALDRLTFRKILLGSSFKKRLMYDDLLKSMPVLKSLTTYDRAKLADALDTKIYQPGETIIREGDQGENFYLIEYGAVDVSKKGQGVINKLKDHDYFGEVALLNDLPRQATVTATKRTKVATLGKSGFQRLLGPAVDVLKLNDPTRH from the coding sequence ATGGTATCTTCTTTGCCCAAGGAATCGCAAGCCGAATTGCAACTGTTCCAGAACGAAATCAACGCCGCTAATCCGTCCGACTTTCTTCAGTTCTCCGCCAACTATTTCAATAAAAGGCTGGAACAACAGAGAGCGTTCCTCAAGGCCAGGGAGCCTGAATTTAAGGCAAAGAACATTGTTCTATTTCCGGAACCAGAGGAGTCATTTTCCAGACCTCAATCAGCTCAATCTCAATCAAGATCCAGATCGAGTGTTATGTTCAAATCCCCCTTTGTGAACGAGGACCCACACTCCAACGTGTTTAAAAGTGGGTTTAATTTAGACCCGCACGAACAGGACACTCACCAGCAAGCACAGGAAGAACAACAGCATACTAGAGAAAAGACATCAACTCCTCCACTCCCAATGCACTTCAACGCCCAAAGGCGTACTTCTGTTAGTGGTGAGACCTTACAACCAAACAATTTTGACGATTGGACTCCAGATCACTATAAGGAAAAGTCCGAGCAGCAATTGCAAAGACTGGAAAAATCGATCCGTAATAACTTTCTGTTCAACAAGCTGGATTCCGACTCAAAAAGGCTGGTCATAAATTGTCTGGAGGAGAAGTCCGTCCCCAAAGGTGCTACGATAATCAAGCAAGGTGACCAAGGGGACTACTTCTATGTCGTCGAAAAGGGTACTGTTGACTTCTACGTCAACGACAACAAGGTCAACTCTTCCGGGCCAGGCTCCAGTTTCGGGGAACTTGCTCTTATGTACAACAGCCCTCGTGCTGCCACCGTTGTAGCAACCTCCGACTGTTTGTTGTGGGCTCTAGACAGGCTCACCTTCAgaaaaatacttttggGCAGCTCTTTCAAGAAGAGACTCATGTATGACGATCTTTTGAAGAGCATGCCAGTTTTGAAGAGTTTGACTACGTACGACCGTGCCAAACTTGCCGATGCACTGGATACCAAGATCTACCAGCCGGGTGAAACAATCATTCGCGAGGGTGATCAAGGGGAGAACTTTTATTTAATTGAGTACGGAGCTGTGGACGTCTCTAAGAAGGGCCAAGGTGTCATAAATAAACTGAAAGACCATGATTATTTCGGTGAAGTGGCCTTGCTAAACGATTTGCCCAGACAGGCCACTGTGACTGCTACAAAGAGAACCAAAGTTGCCACATTGGGGAAAAGTGGTTTTCAACGTTTACTGGGTCCTGCAGTAGACGTATTAAAGCTCAATGATCCTACAAGACATTAA
- the CKA1 gene encoding casein kinase 2 catalytic subunit CKA1 (Alpha catalytic subunit of casein kinase 2 (CK2); a Ser/Thr protein kinase with roles in cell growth and proliferation; CK2, comprised of CKA1, CKA2, CKB1 and CKB2, has many substrates including transcription factors and all RNA polymerases; regulates Fkh1p-mediated donor preference during mating-type switching) yields the protein MKCRVWSEARVYTNINKQRTEEYWDYENTVIDWSTNTKDYEIENKVGRGKYSEVFQGVKLDSKVKIVIKMLKPVKKKKIKREIKILTDLSNEKVPPTTLPFQKDQYYTNQKEDVLKFIRPYIFDQPHNGHANIIHLFDIIKDPISKTPALVFEYVDNVDFRILYPKLTDLEIRFYMFELLKALDYCHSMGIMHRDVKPHNVMIDHKNKKLRLIDWGLAEFYHVNMEYNVRVASRFFKGPELLVDYRMYDYSLDLWSFGTMLASMIFKREPFFHGTSNTDQLVKIVKVLGTSDFEKYLLKYEITLPREFYDMDQYIRKPWHRFINDGNKHLSGNDEIIDLIDNLLRYDHQERLTAKEAMGHPWFAPIREQIEK from the coding sequence ATGAAATGCAGGGTATGGTCAGAGGCTCGTGTTTATACGAATATCAATAAACAAAGAACCGAGGAATATTGGGATTATGAAAATACTGTAATTGATTGGTCCACAAATACAAAGGACtatgaaattgaaaataaagttgGGCGAGGAAAATACTCCGAGGTTTTCCAAGGTGTCAAATTAGACTCTAAAGTTAAAATTGTTATTAAGATGTTGAAACCAgttaaaaagaagaagatcaagAGAGAAATCAAAATCTTAACGGATTTGTCTAACGAAAAAGTGCCTCCAACGACTTTGccatttcaaaaagatcAATATTACACAAATCAAAAGGAGGACGTTTTAAAATTCATCAGGCCCTATATCTTTGATCAGCCACACAATGGTCATGCAAACATAATTCATCTATTTGATATAATAAAGGATCCCATCTCAAAAACTCCGGCTTTGGTCTTCGAATACGTAGATAATGTGGACTTCCGTATTCTTTACCCTAAATTAACCGATCTCGAAATTAGgttttatatgtttgaGTTATTAAAGGCCTTAGACTATTGTCATTCAATGGGAATAATGCATAGAGATGTTAAACCTCATAACGTAATGATTGATcataagaataaaaaattgcGATTGATAGATTGGGGGCTTGCTGAATTTTATCATGTTAATATGGAATACAATGTTCGTGTTGCGTCGAGGTTTTTTAAGGGTCCTGAACTACTAGTTGACTACAGAATGTATGATTATTCTTTAGACTTGTGGTCGTTTGGGACAATGTTGGCTTCTATGATCTTTAAAAGAGAGCCATTTTTCCATGGAACGAGTAACACAGACCAGCTTGTCAAGATCGTCAAAGTACTTGGTACAAGCGATTTTGAGAAATACCTGTTGAAGTATGAAATTACCTTACCGAGAGAATTTTACGATATGGACCAATACATCAGAAAGCCTTGGCATAGATTCATCAATGATGGTAATAAACATTTAAGCGGCAAcgatgaaattattgacCTTATTGACAATCTTTTGAGATATGATCATCAAGAAAGATTAACTGCTAAGGAAGCGATGGGACACCCGTGGTTTGCCCCAATAAGGgaacaaattgaaaaataa
- the ULP2 gene encoding SUMO protease ULP2 (Peptidase that deconjugates Smt3/SUMO-1 peptides from proteins; plays a role in chromosome cohesion at centromeric regions, recovery from checkpoint arrest induced by DNA damage or DNA replication defect, and RNA splicing; potential Cdc28p substrate; human homolog PML implicated in promyelocytic leukemia can partially complement yeast null mutant), whose protein sequence is MSARKRKFNSLKPLDTLNSSRASSPRSSASLPPKRYNTFRKDPKIVDHLNNASTKDFLPVLSMNSESKRQIELSDNDVDNNDEGEGVNSGCSDQDFEPLQSSPLKRHSSLKSTSNGLLFQMSNNLGNGSPEPAVASTSPNGSIISTKLNLNGQFSCVDSKTLRIYRHKAPCIMTFVSDHNHPKFSLYFQQSVIYNSQVNLLDDVELIILDKKNSFMAIILKDLKKVKMILDVNNSSININTNILIWSTASSASNKKIKSIKRFLLMSYSSSIKVEILDHKEQILERLKHLIHPISSSSPSLNMERAINSTKNAFDSLRLKKTKLSTNDDESPQIHTHFLSNKPHGLQSLTKRTRIASLGKKEHSISVPKSNISPSDFYNTNGTETLQSHAVSQLRRSNRFKDVSDPANSNSNSEFDDATTEFETPELFKPSLCYKFNDGSSYTITNQDFKCLFNKDWVNDSILDFFTKFYIESSIEKSIIKREQVHLMSSFFYTKLISNPADYYSNVKKWVNNTDLFSKKYVVIPINISYHWFSCIITNLDAILDFHQNKDKNDAINSDEISINNPLVNILTFDSLRQTHSREIDPIKEFLISYALDKYSIQLDKTQIKMKTCPVPQQPNMSDCGVHVILNIRKFFENPVETIDVWKNSKIKSKHFTAKMINKYFDKNERNSARKNLRHTLKLLQLNYISYLKKENLYEEVMQMEEKKSTNINNNENYDDDDEEIQIIENIDQSSKDNNAQLTSEPPCSRSSSISTTEREPTELHNSVVRQPTGEIITDNEDPVRAASPETASVSPPIRHNILKSSSPFISESANETEQEEFTSPYFGRPSLKTRAKQFEGVSSPIKNDQALSSTHDIMMPSPKPKRIYPSKKIPQLSSHVQSLSTDSMERQSSPNNTNIVISDTEQDSRLGVNSESKNTSGIVNRDDSDVNLIGSSLPNVAEKNHDNTQESNGNNDSLGKILQNVDKELNEKLVDIDDVAFSSPTRGIPRTSATSKGSNAQLLSNYGDENNQSQDSVWDEGRDNPILLEDEDP, encoded by the coding sequence ATGTCTGCCAGAAAACGCAAGTTTAATAGTCTCAAACCGCTAGACACCTTGAACAGCTCTCGTGCCAGCTCTCCAAGGTCCTCTGCTTCTCTACCGCCCAAAAGATATAACACTTTTCGTAAGGATCCGAAAATCGTTGATCATCTAAACAATGCTTCTACAAAGGATTTCTTACCAGTTTTGAGTATGAACAGCGAGAGTAAGAGGCAGATCGAATTGTCGGATAATGATgttgataataatgatgaagGTGAAGGCGTCAACAGTGGCTGTTCAGATCAAGATTTTGAACCTTTGCAAAGCTCTCCTTTGAAAAGACACTCATCACTCAAAAGCACTTCCAATGGTCTTTTGTTCCAAATGTCTAATAATCTGGGGAATGGTTCACCGGAACCGGCAGTAGCGAGCACTTCTCCAAATGGCTCAATTATTTCCACTAAACTAAATTTGAACGGCCAATTTTCTTGCGTTGATTCGAAAACATTGCGAATTTATCGGCATAAAGCACCATGCATAATGACTTTTGTCTCAGATCATAATCATCCGAAATTTTCATTGTATTTTCAACAATCGGTGATCTACAATTCACAAGTTAATCTGCTTGATGATGTTGAATTGATAATTTTAGATAAGAAGAACTCTTTTATGGCTataattttaaaagatctGAAAAAGGTCAAGATGATACTAGACGTGAATAACTCTTCAATCAACATTAACACGAACATCTTGATATGGTCCACTGCAAGCTCCgcttcaaataaaaaaataaagtctATTAAAAGATTCCTGTTGATGTCATATTCTTCGTCGATAAAAGTCGAAATTTTAGATCATAAAGAGCAGATTTTGGAAAGACTAAAACATCTGATTCATCCTATTTCTTCGTCATCACCTTCATTGAACATGGAAAGGGCAATAAACTCCACTAAAAATGCATTCGACTCTTTAAGActtaaaaaaactaaacTTTCTactaatgatgatgaaagtCCGCAAATTCATACTCATTTCTTATCAAACAAACCTCATGGTTTGCAATCCTTAACAAAAAGGACTCGTATTGCCAGCCTTGGGAAAAAAGAGCATTCAATATCTGTTCCAAAATCGAATATTTCACCCTCAGATTTCTACAACACTAACGGGACAGAAACTTTACAATCCCACGCAGTTTCACAACTAAGACGTTCAAATAGATTTAAAGATGTTTCGGATCCAGCAAActcaaattcaaattcagAATTTGATGATGCAACTACGGAATTTGAAACACCAGAACTGTTTAAACCTAGCCTCTGTTACAAATTCAACGATGGTTCAAGCTATACTATAACAAATCAAGATTTCAAGTGTCTTTTCAATAAGGATTGGGTTAATGATAGcattttggatttttttacaaaattttacaTTGAATCATCTATTGAAAAGTCAATTATCAAAAGAGAGCAAGTTCACTTAATgtcctcttttttttacacGAAACTAATTAGTAATCCAGCAGATTATTATTCTAATGTAAAAAAGTGGGTTAACAATACTGATTTGTTTTCTAAAAAGTACGTTGTTATACCAATTAACATAAGTTATCATTGGTTTAGTTGCATTATAACAAACTTGGATGCGATCTTGgattttcatcaaaacaAAGATAAAAACGATGCCATCAACTCCGATGAGATTTCTATAAATAATCCTCTGGTTAATATTTTGACTTTCGACTCGTTGAGGCAAACTCATTCAAGAGAAATTGATCCaataaaagaatttctCATATCCTATGCACTTGATAAATATTCAATTCAACTGGATAAAACACAaatcaaaatgaaaacgTGTCCAGTTCCACAACAACCTAATATGAGCGATTGTGGTGTTCATgttattttgaatattagaaaattttttgaaaatccGGTGGAAACAATTGATGTATGGAAGAATTCTAAGATTAAAAGTAAGCACTTCACCGCAAAAATGattaataaatattttgataaaaatgaaagaaatagtGCGAGAAAGAATTTAAGGCATACTCTAAAACTCTTACAACTCAATTACATCAGCTatctgaaaaaagaaaatttatatGAAGAAGTTATGCAAATggaggagaaaaaaagcaccaatatcaacaataatgaaaattacgacgatgacgatgaagaaattcaaatcattgaaaatatagATCAAAGCAGTAAAGATAATAACGCGCAGTTAACCTCGGAACCTCCCTGCTCACGATCATCCAGTATTTCAACAACAGAAAGAGAGCCGACAGAGTTGCATAATTCCGTAGTACGACAGCCCACCGGTGAAATAATAACTGATAATGAAGATCCCGTTCGCGCTGCTTCTCCAGAAACAGCATCCGTTTCTCCTCCCATACGTCACAATATTTTAAAGAGTTCATCTCCTTTCATATCAGAAAGTGCGAATGAAACtgaacaagaagaatttACGTCACCATACTTTGGAAGGCCGTCTTTAAAGACGAGGGCTAAGCAGTTTGAAGGCGTTTCGTCACCAATAAAAAACGATCAAGCCCTGTCATCCACCCATGATATTATGATGCCGTCGCCTAAACCTAAAAGGATTTACCCAAGCAAAAAAATCCCACAACTTTCCTCGCATGTTCAATCTCTATCGACTGATTCTATGGAACGCCAATCTAGTCCCAATAATACCAACATTGTAATTTCAGATACAGAACAAGATTCGAGGTTAGGAGTGAATTctgaaagtaaaaatacTAGTGGTATTGTTAACAGGGATGACTCGGACGTCAATTTAATTGGTAGTTCACTACCTAATGTAGCGGAAAAAAATCATGACAACACTCAGGAAAGTAATGGTAATAATGACAGTCTTGGTAAAATACTTCAAAATGTTGACAAAGAACTGAACGAAAAGTTGgttgatattgatgatgtGGCATTTAGTAGTCCAACTAGGGGTATTCCAAGAACCAGCGCGACAAGCAAGGGATCAAATGCACAACTTCTCTCTAATTATGGAGATGAAAATAACCAGTCTCAAGATTCTGTTTGGGATGAGGGCAGAGATAATCCTATACTcttggaagatgaagacCCTTGA
- the CAP2 gene encoding F-actin-capping protein subunit beta (Beta subunit of the capping protein heterodimer (Cap1p and Cap2p); capping protein (CP) binds to the barbed ends of actin filaments preventing further polymerization; localized predominantly to cortical actin patches and the cytokinetic contractile ring; protein increases in abundance and relocalizes from bud neck to plasma membrane upon DNA replication stress) has translation MSDAQFDAALDLLRRLNPTTLQENLNNLIELQPNLAQDLLSSVDVPLSTQKDSADSNREYLCCDYNRDIDSFRSPWSNTYYPELSPKDLQDSPFPSAPLRKLEILANDSFDVYRDLYYEGGISSVYLWDLNEEDFNGHDFAGVVLFKKNQSDHSNWDSIHVFEVTTSPSSPDSFNYRVTTTIILHLDKTKTDQNSHMMLSGNLTRQTEKDIAIDMSRPLDVIFTSHVANLGSLIEDIESQMRNLLETVYFEKTRDIFHQTKNAAIASSAEEANKDAQAEVIRGLQSL, from the coding sequence ATGTCTGATGCTCAATTCGATGCTGCTTTAGATCTTCTTAGGAGGCTAAATCCTACCACGTTACAGGAGAATCTAAACAACTTGATCGAATTACAACCAAATTTGGCACAAGATTTACTATCTTCAGTAGACGTTCCCCTATCCACACAGAAAGATTCCGCCGATTCAAACCGGGAGTACTTATGCTGCGACTATAATCGTGATATTGATTCGTTCAGATCGCCTTGGTCGAACACTTATTACCCAGAACTATCCCCAAAGGATCTACAAGACAGCCCCTTTCCCTCAGCCCCTTTAAGAAAATTGGAGATCTTAGCCAATGACTCTTTCGACGTTTACAGAGATCTCTATTATGAAGGCGGTATCTCCAGCGTGTACCTCTGGGACctcaatgaagaagatttcaaTGGGCACGATTTTGCAGGGGTAGtgcttttcaaaaaaaaccaaTCAGATCACAGTAATTGGGACAGTATCCATGTTTTTGAAGTTACAACATCTCCTTCTTCTCCCGACAGTTTCAACTATAGAGTCACCACTACAATCATTCTGCACTTggacaaaacaaaaactgACCAGAATTCTCATATGATGTTATCCGGGAACCTGACAAGACAGACCGAAAAGGACATCGCTATTGATATGTCCCGTCCATTAGATGTTATTTTCACATCACATGTCGCTAATTTGGGTTCCTTAATTGAGGACATTGAGTCTCAGATGAGAAATCTATTGGAAACTGTTTATTTCGAAAAGACAAGAGATATCTTCCACCAAACAAAGAACGCAGCCATTGCTTCCTCTGCTGAGGAAGCGAATAAAGACGCACAGGCAGAGGTAATCAGAGGTTTACAGTCtttatag